The following are from one region of the Hyphomicrobiales bacterium genome:
- a CDS encoding conserved hypothetical protein (Evidence 4 : Unknown function but conserved in other organisms), translated as MAISFDDLIPGNNNTPGSAPAGGISFDDLIPKAAPGGVGQPPAQPEYKDSAVSIATQVPVGINDALATAAGFPVDATTWLLNRIPGVNIQDPVGGSGTFKKAMGLIGANPDDRQARTAAERIARAGGEGIGMMVAPEAAVGLLSKAGVLGGRALETLGSVFGRAETVPSVAANALIGGAGGATGGAAAEAVPEPYKPYAELGGNLVGGTAAALATAAPRVARDLFDLGARYIEPMTAAGRERIAGKQLSDSATSPYAVRDALEDLPREVVPGSQPTTFQLTGDMGLGALERDVATKNPADFMQRRADQNAARLDLMDTLQPKGSAADIPTLLRSSLKSLDDETQLAVNRALEGARNRTSQIGGTRAPEDYGIGLRSALQKAEDGARTRERGLWQAIDPDGTLTIDMSPVKKAAGDIYGNMSKASQTGLSPFEREVSGLVGGYRGVEPFRELADLRSAVSGAMRAELSSQGRTPAYARLSRLRGSIEDGIQNTAAQRAISDQQFATQFADELGGWRVDNAEAISRAGGREAGGDAPAGTAGIPGVGRAEGETAFRLPDAGGNQHIPSRVPEPGSFAGGGISFTDLIPSSPAGLTPAPTGPRTVSRTGSPLSLSQFIARNGGLELTGDAKASDFHKVFVPGGGPLARKSGRSIDGFWREKLIDAGYLKPDADGGSARDIRNELFELLQRERLGDRQFSVRDEDLIAARGARGHEDELAHEVERAVQHIREEAAKARLNTDDHPELYDAAEMMARGYETDWDKAFERAILTRQLSDDRLAPMAREDYTPPSQWEMDDALQRGSTRPVRGEAGADGPAGTRSGPEEGIGGPREEFPYAPEAGQDGALAAPAGTFDGSAVERLNAANAATRERVGTFGKGAVGQALRSQGMSGNYRLSDAGVPSKFFHSGPTGFEDVQAFRKAAGDPAASAMLGDYAAYSLRRAALRDDGTLDAAKFNSWKRSHAEALRAFPELEKQFGDAAKAGDAIAKATADRKKALDNYQVGVFGKLIGATEPDDVVRMVGGIFGQKNASATMGRLAREAEKNPAAKDGLRKAVAEYITGRYVGNTEAATSGRNLMKADAFQTFLTHNRGALNKVFTESEVKNLGALAMDLKRANRSITAVKLPGQSNTAQDIKGMVAEKYSWLRYLMREGGAGATVGFIAGGPMAAAAGGALSATMGALRDAGIRKADDLVKAAMLNPDLAAALLRKVPDKITPNAAISLTQRLKRLAVIDMAEEAGREMLEYFDSKRGEQKSKERTKANAGVR; from the coding sequence ATGGCCATCAGTTTCGACGATCTTATCCCCGGCAACAACAACACTCCCGGCAGCGCGCCTGCCGGGGGCATTTCCTTTGACGATCTGATCCCGAAAGCGGCGCCCGGTGGAGTCGGACAACCGCCGGCTCAGCCTGAATACAAAGATAGCGCCGTCTCGATCGCAACGCAGGTGCCGGTGGGCATCAACGATGCGCTCGCGACGGCAGCCGGCTTCCCAGTCGACGCCACGACATGGCTGCTCAACCGCATCCCTGGCGTGAATATCCAAGATCCTGTTGGCGGTTCCGGCACATTCAAAAAGGCCATGGGGCTGATCGGTGCCAATCCCGACGATCGACAGGCACGCACGGCGGCTGAGCGGATCGCACGCGCTGGCGGCGAAGGCATCGGCATGATGGTTGCGCCAGAGGCTGCGGTCGGCCTGCTGTCAAAGGCTGGCGTGCTCGGTGGCCGCGCTCTCGAAACTCTCGGCTCTGTCTTCGGACGGGCGGAAACCGTTCCCTCTGTGGCTGCGAATGCTCTCATTGGCGGTGCGGGTGGTGCGACGGGTGGAGCGGCTGCCGAGGCCGTGCCTGAGCCGTATAAGCCCTATGCGGAGCTGGGCGGGAATCTCGTTGGTGGTACGGCGGCAGCCTTGGCCACTGCTGCGCCGCGCGTTGCTCGCGATCTGTTCGACCTCGGGGCACGGTACATCGAGCCGATGACGGCTGCGGGCCGCGAGCGCATCGCCGGCAAGCAACTCTCGGATAGTGCGACCAGCCCTTACGCTGTGCGGGATGCCTTGGAGGATCTGCCCCGCGAAGTCGTGCCCGGATCTCAGCCGACGACCTTCCAGCTTACCGGGGACATGGGCCTCGGCGCCCTTGAGCGCGACGTCGCGACGAAGAACCCGGCCGATTTCATGCAGCGCCGGGCGGACCAGAATGCGGCCCGGCTCGATCTCATGGACACGTTGCAGCCGAAAGGCAGCGCGGCCGACATTCCGACCTTGCTGCGATCCTCGCTCAAGAGTCTCGACGACGAAACGCAGCTCGCCGTTAATCGCGCATTGGAGGGCGCCCGCAACCGCACCAGTCAGATAGGTGGGACGCGTGCGCCAGAGGATTACGGGATCGGGTTGCGTTCGGCCTTGCAGAAGGCAGAGGATGGTGCCCGTACCCGTGAGCGTGGCCTGTGGCAGGCGATCGACCCTGACGGCACGCTGACCATTGATATGTCGCCCGTGAAGAAAGCGGCCGGCGACATCTACGGCAATATGTCGAAGGCGTCGCAAACCGGCCTCTCGCCTTTTGAGCGGGAGGTGAGCGGCCTGGTGGGAGGGTATCGGGGTGTCGAGCCCTTCCGCGAGCTTGCGGACCTCCGCAGCGCCGTCTCGGGCGCCATGCGGGCGGAACTGTCATCGCAGGGGAGAACGCCGGCCTATGCCCGCCTGTCGCGGTTGCGCGGGTCTATCGAAGACGGGATCCAGAACACCGCCGCTCAGCGTGCTATAAGCGACCAGCAATTTGCGACGCAGTTCGCAGATGAATTGGGGGGCTGGCGTGTCGATAACGCCGAAGCGATTAGCCGAGCTGGTGGCCGAGAAGCTGGTGGGGATGCCCCTGCCGGAACAGCAGGCATTCCTGGCGTTGGTAGAGCAGAAGGCGAAACTGCGTTCCGACTTCCAGATGCTGGTGGCAATCAACACATACCGTCGAGAGTACCTGAGCCCGGCTCTTTCGCGGGCGGCGGGATCTCCTTCACGGACCTCATCCCCTCAAGCCCAGCAGGACTGACGCCGGCTCCGACTGGCCCGCGCACGGTCTCACGGACTGGAAGCCCGCTATCTCTATCGCAGTTCATCGCGCGTAACGGTGGCCTGGAGCTGACCGGCGATGCGAAGGCGTCGGACTTCCACAAGGTCTTTGTCCCTGGTGGTGGCCCGCTGGCCCGCAAGTCCGGCCGCTCGATCGACGGCTTCTGGCGGGAAAAGCTGATCGATGCCGGATACCTCAAGCCGGATGCGGATGGCGGTAGCGCCCGCGATATCCGCAACGAGCTATTCGAGCTTCTACAGCGCGAGCGCCTGGGTGATCGGCAATTTTCTGTCCGCGACGAGGATCTGATCGCGGCACGGGGCGCCCGTGGCCACGAGGACGAACTCGCACATGAGGTGGAGCGAGCTGTCCAGCACATCCGGGAAGAAGCGGCCAAGGCTAGGCTTAACACGGACGATCACCCCGAACTCTATGACGCTGCCGAGATGATGGCGCGTGGATATGAAACAGACTGGGATAAGGCGTTCGAACGGGCGATCCTTACTCGGCAACTATCGGATGACCGTCTCGCGCCGATGGCTCGCGAAGACTATACTCCGCCCTCGCAATGGGAGATGGACGATGCGCTACAGCGCGGATCAACACGGCCAGTACGCGGCGAAGCTGGAGCAGATGGCCCGGCGGGAACGCGATCCGGACCGGAAGAAGGAATTGGAGGACCACGCGAGGAGTTTCCGTATGCTCCAGAAGCTGGCCAAGACGGCGCACTGGCGGCACCGGCCGGAACGTTCGACGGATCAGCAGTCGAGCGACTGAATGCAGCCAATGCCGCCACCCGTGAACGTGTCGGGACTTTCGGCAAGGGCGCGGTAGGTCAGGCTCTCCGCTCACAGGGCATGAGCGGCAATTACCGCCTCTCGGACGCCGGCGTCCCGAGCAAGTTTTTCCATAGTGGCCCGACTGGCTTCGAGGACGTGCAGGCCTTCCGCAAGGCAGCCGGAGACCCTGCAGCTTCGGCCATGCTCGGTGATTACGCGGCCTACAGTCTGCGACGGGCTGCGCTTCGCGACGACGGCACCCTCGACGCGGCCAAGTTCAACAGCTGGAAGCGCAGCCACGCTGAAGCCCTGCGCGCATTCCCCGAACTCGAGAAGCAATTCGGAGATGCCGCCAAGGCGGGCGATGCTATCGCCAAGGCGACAGCCGATCGCAAGAAGGCCCTCGATAACTATCAGGTGGGCGTGTTCGGAAAGCTCATTGGTGCGACCGAGCCGGACGATGTTGTTCGTATGGTTGGGGGCATCTTTGGCCAGAAGAATGCCTCGGCAACCATGGGCCGCCTTGCCCGTGAAGCCGAGAAGAACCCAGCGGCGAAAGACGGTCTCCGCAAGGCTGTCGCTGAATATATCACCGGGCGTTATGTCGGGAACACGGAGGCTGCCACATCGGGCCGAAACCTGATGAAGGCGGACGCATTCCAGACCTTCCTGACGCACAACCGGGGCGCCCTCAACAAGGTGTTCACCGAAAGCGAGGTGAAGAACCTCGGCGCGCTGGCCATGGATCTGAAGCGCGCCAATCGCTCAATTACCGCGGTGAAACTCCCAGGCCAGTCGAACACGGCCCAGGACATCAAGGGCATGGTCGCGGAGAAATACAGCTGGCTCCGCTATCTCATGCGTGAGGGCGGGGCTGGTGCCACTGTGGGCTTCATCGCAGGTGGCCCCATGGCAGCGGCAGCGGGCGGTGCTCTCTCGGCAACCATGGGCGCCCTGCGGGATGCCGGCATTCGCAAGGCTGATGACCTGGTGAAGGCGGCCATGCTCAATCCGGACCTCGCGGCCGCCCTCCTGCGCAAGGTGCCGGACAAGATCACTCCCAACGCAGCAATCTCCCTGACGCAGCGGCTGAAGCGCCTCGCCGTCATCGACATGGCCGAAGAGGCCGGCCGTGAAATGCTCGAATATTTCGACAGCAAGCGCGGGGAGCAGAAATCGAAAGAAAGGACCAAGGCAAATGCTGGCGTTCGATAA
- a CDS encoding hypothetical protein (Evidence 5 : Unknown function): protein MLAFDNDNAPEDDSAAARGDIPASSIVFDPAQITEVRPLHEAWVLLASEVGRRRGENQPANEIIPLMEKRQEVEARLVQVPARSLGDIARKMTIAALAGRARPWSPLEQAILESALTDLSYMAPAIEVELSRPVPEVVN, encoded by the coding sequence ATGCTGGCGTTCGATAACGACAACGCCCCTGAGGACGATAGCGCGGCGGCGCGGGGCGATATCCCCGCATCGTCGATTGTCTTCGATCCTGCCCAGATTACTGAGGTGCGCCCGCTGCATGAAGCATGGGTGTTGCTGGCGAGCGAGGTTGGCCGACGCCGTGGTGAGAACCAGCCCGCGAATGAGATCATCCCGCTTATGGAGAAGCGGCAGGAAGTCGAGGCAAGGCTCGTCCAAGTGCCGGCCCGGTCCCTTGGCGACATCGCCCGCAAAATGACGATTGCCGCGCTCGCTGGCAGGGCCCGGCCATGGAGCCCACTGGAGCAGGCCATTCTGGAATCCGCCTTGACGGATCTCAGCTACATGGCGCCCGCGATCGAGGTCGAACTATCCCGACCGGTGCCGGAGGTCGTCAATTGA
- a CDS encoding conserved hypothetical protein (Evidence 4 : Unknown function but conserved in other organisms) yields the protein MRRKEAAQIAQQKKADAFLDGLRSGLSVSGAASAAGIPRRTVYTWRDTDDAFADEWDKALEEGTDLMEDEALRRAVTGTDKPVFHAGQQCGKIREYSDTLMIFMLKARRPEKYRERVDVKSKADVNLTAFESMSVDELREEVRRGAARLGISPEAAEEAGNG from the coding sequence TTGAGACGGAAAGAAGCCGCGCAGATAGCACAGCAGAAAAAGGCTGATGCCTTTCTTGATGGGCTCCGGTCTGGCCTCTCTGTGTCTGGAGCCGCTTCCGCTGCCGGGATACCGAGGCGGACGGTTTACACGTGGCGCGATACGGATGACGCCTTTGCCGACGAATGGGACAAGGCTCTCGAAGAGGGCACGGATCTCATGGAGGACGAAGCGCTCCGCCGCGCTGTCACCGGTACGGATAAACCCGTGTTTCATGCGGGTCAGCAATGCGGAAAGATCCGGGAATATTCCGACACCCTCATGATCTTCATGCTGAAGGCTCGGCGCCCGGAGAAATATCGCGAGCGCGTCGACGTGAAGAGCAAGGCAGACGTGAATCTCACCGCATTCGAGAGCATGAGCGTCGATGAGCTGAGAGAGGAAGTCCGCCGGGGTGCGGCGCGTCTGGGGATCTCCCCGGAAGCTGCGGAGGAGGCCGGCAATGGCTGA
- a CDS encoding hypothetical protein (Evidence 5 : Unknown function) produces MAEALTLNDILLKAILAAVVREVVSQSCQPGAAQERMALSAVADLMTTLPDGPERARLLAEVAELIALPSSYKDQIPHV; encoded by the coding sequence ATGGCTGAGGCCCTGACCCTGAATGACATCCTGCTCAAGGCCATCCTGGCGGCGGTCGTGCGTGAGGTTGTTTCTCAGTCCTGCCAGCCTGGCGCGGCGCAAGAGCGAATGGCTCTAAGTGCCGTTGCCGATCTCATGACCACTCTTCCTGACGGTCCAGAGCGTGCGCGTCTCCTCGCTGAGGTTGCTGAACTGATCGCGCTGCCGTCGTCCTACAAGGATCAAATCCCTCATGTCTGA
- a CDS encoding hypothetical protein (Evidence 5 : Unknown function), whose translation MSETTHTPTPGLFRRLKQAFRRPNDAPSTVAESNAARLLDYGAKPDFPGFLHPKEVEGTGPAEPVADGGHSAPDPLPRVPRREAEKVAPVAPVRPASIPVRIATPEDEEGVMELCRLMHAETAFFALDENLVREMMRPSLRQEGGVVCVIGEPGKLGAIINLTFQSHWYSHEMFLTDRMTFVHPDHRNSDHITRLIQYAKTLADLSGCALLLGITSSKRTEAKVRLLRRELGEPVGALFFYDARPRAEVVAPPAQAA comes from the coding sequence ATGTCTGAAACGACGCACACCCCCACGCCCGGCCTTTTCAGGCGCCTGAAGCAAGCCTTCCGCCGGCCAAATGACGCGCCATCGACGGTCGCCGAAAGTAACGCGGCTCGCCTGCTGGACTATGGCGCGAAACCCGATTTCCCCGGGTTCCTTCATCCCAAGGAGGTGGAAGGAACGGGCCCGGCCGAGCCAGTCGCGGATGGTGGACATTCTGCCCCTGATCCGCTCCCGCGCGTGCCTCGGCGGGAGGCCGAAAAGGTCGCGCCTGTGGCTCCAGTTCGCCCGGCTTCGATACCGGTTCGGATCGCCACGCCGGAGGACGAGGAAGGCGTCATGGAGCTATGCCGGTTGATGCACGCTGAGACGGCATTCTTCGCGCTGGATGAGAATCTTGTCCGGGAAATGATGCGGCCAAGCCTGCGCCAGGAGGGCGGCGTCGTCTGCGTCATTGGCGAACCGGGCAAGCTGGGGGCGATAATCAATCTCACCTTCCAGTCGCACTGGTACTCGCATGAGATGTTTCTGACAGACCGCATGACGTTCGTGCACCCAGACCATCGCAATAGCGACCACATCACGCGGCTGATCCAGTACGCCAAGACACTCGCGGATCTGAGCGGGTGCGCGCTCCTGCTGGGTATCACCTCTAGCAAGCGGACAGAGGCCAAGGTCCGCCTCCTGCGTCGAGAACTGGGCGAACCTGTCGGCGCGCTGTTCTTTTACGACGCTCGCCCCCGTGCTGAGGTAGTGGCGCCCCCGGCGCAGGCTGCTTAG
- a CDS encoding conserved hypothetical protein (Evidence 4 : Unknown function but conserved in other organisms) yields the protein MSDAKPAQYPITDPHNVQVTFANEVMGIGVFNGVVNVTLGVARFTPQLDGTVDPDRVVAARLRLDLPTAIILRDQLNQQIALLTPPPSVAAN from the coding sequence ATGTCCGATGCGAAGCCGGCCCAGTATCCGATCACTGACCCTCACAACGTGCAGGTCACTTTTGCGAATGAGGTCATGGGCATCGGCGTGTTCAACGGAGTGGTGAACGTTACGCTTGGGGTGGCGAGGTTCACGCCGCAACTGGACGGAACTGTCGATCCTGACCGCGTGGTCGCGGCCAGACTTCGCCTCGATCTACCAACCGCCATCATCCTACGGGACCAGCTCAACCAGCAGATCGCGCTCTTGACGCCGCCACCTTCCGTCGCCGCGAACTAA
- a CDS encoding putative HicB family RNase H-like nuclease (Evidence 3 : Putative function from multiple computational evidences), translating to MKNVIEIDAHKAVVSFDPDIQMFRGEFLDLTGGADFYADNVRDLETEGRRSLQTFLEICAEKGIEPTRKFSGKFVLRVPPKVHEAAALRAAAEGQSMNEWVAKTIEEAATA from the coding sequence ATGAAGAACGTGATCGAGATCGACGCCCACAAGGCGGTTGTGTCGTTCGACCCTGACATTCAGATGTTCCGGGGCGAGTTCCTAGACCTGACGGGCGGCGCGGATTTCTACGCCGATAACGTGAGGGATCTGGAGACGGAGGGCCGCCGCTCACTCCAGACATTCCTTGAGATATGCGCCGAGAAGGGCATAGAGCCGACACGGAAGTTCTCGGGGAAATTCGTCCTGCGCGTCCCGCCGAAGGTGCATGAGGCAGCAGCGTTGCGGGCCGCAGCCGAGGGCCAGAGCATGAATGAATGGGTTGCGAAGACGATCGAGGAAGCCGCGACCGCTTAG
- a CDS encoding Hexulose-6-phosphate synthase, whose protein sequence is MTATKKLKRAHARTLERIHARPVSGTIRWSDIEALFVALGAEVSERAGSRIAVVLFDEVQVFHRPHPSPDTDKGAVAAISRWLASHGVK, encoded by the coding sequence ATGACAGCGACCAAGAAACTGAAGCGCGCACATGCCCGGACGCTGGAGCGAATTCATGCGCGGCCAGTGAGCGGCACCATCCGCTGGTCGGACATCGAGGCGCTATTCGTGGCGTTGGGCGCTGAGGTTTCTGAGCGAGCCGGATCGCGCATTGCCGTCGTGCTGTTCGATGAGGTGCAGGTCTTCCACCGGCCGCACCCATCACCTGATACGGACAAAGGTGCGGTGGCTGCCATATCGCGATGGCTTGCGAGCCATGGAGTGAAGTGA
- a CDS encoding Formate dehydrogenase -O, gamma subunit: MRDLSRPARWNTIRAAKWGALFGLAYFVAMFIGDGVPSDAERIARAFGGLIGGVMVGVLLFGSVAALRNLILRAQ; the protein is encoded by the coding sequence ATGAGGGATTTGTCGCGTCCGGCACGCTGGAACACCATACGTGCAGCCAAATGGGGCGCCTTGTTCGGGCTGGCCTATTTCGTCGCTATGTTCATAGGCGACGGCGTGCCATCCGACGCTGAGCGCATAGCCAGAGCCTTCGGCGGGCTCATTGGTGGCGTTATGGTTGGCGTGCTCCTGTTCGGCAGTGTGGCGGCCCTGCGCAATCTCATCCTGCGGGCGCAGTAG
- a CDS encoding putative DNA-binding transcriptional regulator, XRE-family HTH domain (Evidence 3 : Putative function from multiple computational evidences), protein MEFDREHIAWACRTLREMKGWTQQSLSEESGVSQRAIEKIEGAHVTPQMQTLLSLARAFDVDMKAFRKAPQEEIDRFTAEVQQKLERTVKVPLRRIQSASDFMSLGHSWDGAMTDMASINDAALTRCAELVDVFQQLDGIWPDWGEAERARYSLELAATIHELETLGVAFLVGEFRRQHESRSGSAECIAFLMFTPLERAKHLEIGLVVIDPPWRPVTSYMATTAPAG, encoded by the coding sequence ATGGAATTTGATCGAGAACATATCGCTTGGGCGTGCCGGACCTTGCGTGAAATGAAGGGATGGACCCAGCAATCTCTGTCTGAAGAATCTGGGGTTTCTCAGCGAGCTATTGAAAAAATAGAGGGGGCACACGTGACCCCTCAAATGCAGACTTTGTTGAGTCTGGCGCGTGCCTTCGACGTGGATATGAAGGCATTTCGTAAGGCTCCCCAGGAGGAAATCGATCGCTTCACCGCCGAAGTCCAACAGAAACTAGAGCGAACAGTTAAGGTCCCACTTCGCAGGATACAGAGCGCAAGTGATTTTATGTCGTTAGGCCATTCGTGGGATGGCGCCATGACAGATATGGCATCTATCAATGATGCGGCACTTACTCGTTGTGCAGAACTCGTTGATGTCTTTCAACAGCTTGATGGGATCTGGCCTGATTGGGGCGAGGCGGAAAGGGCGCGCTATTCTCTTGAACTGGCAGCCACAATCCATGAGCTGGAGACGCTGGGAGTCGCCTTCCTTGTCGGCGAGTTCCGACGCCAGCACGAAAGTCGCAGCGGATCGGCAGAGTGTATCGCATTTTTGATGTTCACACCGCTTGAGCGAGCAAAGCATCTAGAGATCGGCCTCGTAGTGATCGATCCGCCCTGGCGCCCCGTAACAAGTTACATGGCGACTACTGCGCCCGCAGGATGA
- a CDS encoding hypothetical protein (Evidence 5 : Unknown function) has protein sequence MSISRDYSLNAISGPEGIAASVPALDLLTRQPYEPLTGFLWHPEVFQAVVAAVVMAKQENAARTAQKVQWGAAA, from the coding sequence ATGAGTATAAGCCGAGACTATTCACTGAATGCGATTTCCGGACCCGAGGGGATAGCCGCCTCGGTGCCCGCGCTAGATCTCCTTACCCGGCAACCATATGAGCCGCTAACGGGCTTTCTCTGGCACCCCGAGGTGTTTCAGGCTGTCGTCGCCGCCGTGGTCATGGCGAAGCAGGAGAACGCTGCTCGGACTGCCCAGAAGGTGCAATGGGGAGCGGCTGCATGA
- a CDS encoding hypothetical protein (Evidence 5 : Unknown function), producing the protein MMSAPVVPQWVDVYAIRDRCRLTQAQFAERIGVPVGTLRGWEQRRRMPEGPARVLLALLDQNPMIVEELLSRS; encoded by the coding sequence ATGATGTCGGCCCCTGTCGTGCCTCAATGGGTCGATGTCTATGCGATCCGGGATCGTTGCCGCCTAACACAGGCCCAGTTTGCCGAGCGCATCGGTGTGCCTGTCGGGACGCTCCGTGGATGGGAACAGCGGCGACGGATGCCGGAAGGCCCTGCCCGTGTCCTGCTCGCTCTCCTCGATCAGAATCCGATGATCGTCGAGGAGCTGCTGTCGCGCTCGTGA
- a CDS encoding HigA protein (antitoxin to HigB), whose translation MRKSSKGTVPADTSRRDPDRAPTHPGAILREDVLPTTGKTKVEIASLLGISRQTLYDILSEKQAVTPAIAVRLGKLFGNGPDIWLGLQQARDLWEAQRTIDVSAIPTLDAA comes from the coding sequence ATGCGCAAGTCATCTAAAGGAACCGTCCCCGCGGACACCTCGCGTCGTGACCCCGACCGCGCCCCGACCCATCCCGGCGCGATCCTGCGGGAGGACGTCCTCCCCACCACCGGGAAGACCAAAGTAGAGATTGCAAGCCTGCTCGGGATCTCCCGGCAGACGCTTTATGACATCTTGTCGGAGAAGCAGGCCGTGACGCCGGCAATCGCTGTGCGCCTCGGAAAGCTCTTCGGTAACGGGCCGGATATCTGGCTCGGCCTACAACAGGCTCGCGATCTATGGGAAGCGCAGCGCACGATTGACGTGTCCGCGATCCCGACCTTGGACGCGGCCTGA
- a CDS encoding putative transcriptional regulator (Evidence 3 : Putative function from multiple computational evidences), which translates to MKDEDFNGILQGLREARAHARGEHVAGLAVHVPSHLDVAAIRARSKLSQPRFAARIGVPVGTLRGWEQGRRAPDGPARVLLALLDRNPRIVEETLGAAVE; encoded by the coding sequence ATGAAGGACGAAGATTTCAACGGGATCTTGCAAGGGCTGCGCGAAGCGCGAGCCCATGCGCGAGGCGAGCACGTGGCCGGCTTGGCCGTGCATGTGCCGTCTCATCTCGACGTGGCGGCGATCCGCGCGCGATCAAAACTGTCTCAGCCCCGCTTCGCTGCCCGCATAGGCGTTCCTGTCGGCACGTTGCGCGGCTGGGAGCAGGGGAGGCGAGCGCCGGACGGGCCTGCTCGTGTCCTTCTCGCGCTTCTCGATCGAAACCCGAGGATCGTTGAGGAGACGCTGGGGGCAGCAGTCGAATAG
- a CDS encoding conserved hypothetical protein (Evidence 4 : Unknown function but conserved in other organisms), with translation MDRPLLTVVETPAYLTKAAKLLISDEERAAIVSLIAADPTVGDLIKGTGGLRKVRIGFGGRGKRGGGRVIYFFHSERYPAALLWVFAKNEASDLTADQRAILAREAEALVRELGGRQ, from the coding sequence ATGGATCGCCCCCTTCTCACAGTCGTCGAGACTCCGGCCTATCTGACGAAGGCAGCAAAGCTGTTGATCTCGGATGAGGAGAGGGCGGCGATTGTTTCGCTGATAGCGGCAGACCCAACCGTCGGCGACCTCATCAAGGGAACGGGCGGATTGCGTAAAGTCCGGATCGGCTTTGGTGGCAGGGGAAAGCGTGGCGGCGGTCGCGTGATCTATTTCTTCCATTCGGAGCGCTATCCCGCAGCGCTCCTGTGGGTGTTCGCGAAGAACGAGGCTTCTGATCTGACGGCCGATCAGCGCGCTATTCTGGCGCGTGAGGCAGAGGCGCTGGTGCGGGAACTCGGAGGCAGGCAATGA
- a CDS encoding conserved hypothetical protein (Evidence 4 : Unknown function but conserved in other organisms) — translation MSTEIPLEFPITDPYNVPVTFASELLGIGSFNGVVNVTLGAARFTPSMSGVVDADRVIVSRLRLDLVTATALRDALTEHIERMGGGSSSA, via the coding sequence ATGAGCACTGAAATCCCGCTCGAATTTCCTATTACCGATCCCTATAACGTGCCCGTGACATTCGCGAGCGAGCTGCTTGGGATCGGATCCTTCAACGGCGTCGTGAATGTCACCTTGGGTGCCGCGCGGTTCACTCCCAGCATGTCCGGCGTCGTCGATGCGGACCGGGTGATCGTCTCCCGGCTCCGGCTCGATCTGGTCACGGCAACTGCATTGCGCGATGCCCTGACCGAGCACATTGAACGGATGGGCGGCGGATCGAGCTCAGCCTAG
- a CDS encoding hypothetical protein (Evidence 5 : Unknown function) codes for MAICGAFYRIAPERLSRPFDGVLNGVAVYSRPLPTLRDGYPSMTDDASSNDVSPEDLAWAEGWLAESKKPSRQRNLTPEQRQQLAYLYRMLRRDYFEEKRGVPRSIRERDVRWIS; via the coding sequence TTGGCCATCTGCGGGGCCTTCTATCGCATCGCGCCCGAGCGTCTCTCGCGGCCTTTCGATGGCGTCCTGAACGGTGTCGCGGTATACTCCAGGCCGTTACCAACTCTGCGTGATGGCTATCCCTCTATGACAGATGACGCCTCGAGCAACGATGTCTCACCGGAGGACTTGGCGTGGGCCGAAGGGTGGCTGGCAGAGAGCAAGAAGCCCTCGCGACAACGGAACCTGACCCCCGAACAAAGGCAACAGCTGGCGTACCTGTATCGCATGCTCCGCCGGGACTATTTCGAGGAGAAGCGGGGAGTGCCTCGTTCGATTCGAGAACGGGACGTCCGCTGGATATCGTAG